The Thermodesulfatator atlanticus DSM 21156 DNA segment ACCCGTCTGAAATAAAATGGTCTCAGGCTTAATGGTTTCTATCTCAAAGCTTTCTACCAGTTCTTCGCCTACCTCAAGGTGCTCAAGCTCAGGGACAAAAAACTTCCTCTCAGTGAGAAGCTTTATCAAAAAAGTAGGCGTACCTGTTTCAAACCAGTAAGGACGGAACTCCCTGGCATCAAGAAAGAGCAGAATATCGAAGGGATTGTAAACAGGTTCTCCCAGCCAGGAGTAGCCGTTATACCAGCGGCGCACCTCAGAAAGATCAATGCCTTCCAGGCGGTCGGCGAAAGTGTTTTTAAATTCTTCCTGAGTGTAGCCACAGATGGTGGCATAGCCGGGATGGATGGTAATGTCCTTGAGGTTATTCAGTCCTGAAAAAATCGAAACCTTGGAAAACTTGGTAACGCCAGTGAGGAAGCAAAACTTGAGATACGGGTCTGCGTCTTTGAGCACGGAGTAGAAATTTTTCAATTCCTCGCGGATCTCTTTCGCGAGCTCCGGTTTGTGAATGTTGTCAAGGATGGGCTTGTCGTATTCGTCGATAAGTACCACGACCTTTTGGTTGTGCTTTTCATTAAGGCGCAAAATAAGTTCCTCAAAGCGCTTATTCGGAAGTTTTTCCTGGTACGATATTTGATATTTCTCAGCATGGCGTCTCAAGATAGAAAAAAAGGTCTCCACAAGCTCATCTTGAGACCTGATTACTCCCGACCCGAAGGAGATATAGACCACTGGATACTTCTTAGACCAGTCCCAGTTATTTTCCAGAAAAAGCCCGCGGAAGAGCTCGCGTTTTCCCAAGAAGGCCTGGCGCAGGGTATCAAGAAAAAGGCTCTTCCCAAAACGCCTTGGGCGCGAAAGAAAAAAGTACTTTCCTTCTTCAACGAGTTTTTTCACGAAGGGAGTTTTATCTACGTATTAATAGTTTTCTGTGCGGATTTCCACAAAACTTTGAATTCCTACGGGAAGCTTTTTCATTATTTTTGCTCCTAGAAGGATTTACGGTTTGTTATACGGCTTAATCACTTTTTAGCCTAGGTTCTGGTTCCATGGCAACTTTCCCCCTAAAAATAGGAACGGATCCCATTTTTGGGCGGTTTGTATATCCCAATTATCCTTTCACCGCTGATAGAAGTTCCATAGGAGACCTTTGCAAAACATTTTTTAAGGTCCAGTCAAGGATCGGTTGTGCTTGCAACACCGATCTTCCCATTTTTTCAAAGGTCTCTGAGGTTGTAACTTTTATTGATGGAGAATGGCCAGGATAGCTCACTGGGGAGAGAGAATTCCCCCTCAGGATTCGTTCCTGTTTGTTTCATCTATGCACTTTTTGACTTTTTTGTCAAAGGACATCACTGGATATCTGCTACCATAAGCACATATGAGACAATCTACAAAGTCTAGATTCTTTTCTGCAAACATTTTCAGGGCATCAAAAAGAATATCTTTATCCGCCGCATTTATGCCTTTTGCCATAAGAAGCTCTTTAAGCACCTGGGCTATCTCGTGCCTTTTGACGTTATAGAGCCCGGATAGTACATAAACTACTTCAGCAATAACAGCATCAAGTAAAAGAACCTTCTTTTTACCAGAAAAAACCTTGTCAAACAGAGCTTCAGCTTCTCTATAAAATTCTTCATGGTCCTTTAAGAGATACCTAAGTACGATATTGGCATCAATAATCGTTATGTTTTTTGGAAAATTCATTTTTTGCAACGTCTTCTTCCATTCTCATTATTTCATCTATGCTCTTATCTTTTAGGGCATACTTTTTTAAGGCTCCGCCGGGTTTTTTGATAGGTCGCATTATTATCTCCTCACCTACCATATCCACTTCTAAAAGTTCACTTCCTAGCCTTTTTCTTAATCCCGCCGGAATTGTAATCTGACCTTTAGAGGTAATTTTTACGATAAACATATTACATTCTCCAGTTGTATTACTTTCGTACAGTGTAGGAGAAAGGAGATATAAAGTCAACATATTGGTCTTCCATGAACTTTAAAGTCTGGCCCCCTTCTTTCGTGCCGTAAGGGATCTTTAAAGCATTTATGTTGAAGGAGCCCTCTTTTCATGCTTCGGGTATTCGCCCCGGTGTTGGGTAGAGGATTCTTCAGTGGCTCTCGCTTCTTTAGAATAACAACTTAGAGGTGTGCTTGGGGCGCTTCGTACCCCCAACATGACTATTCAAAATATGGCCTGGACTACAAAGACTATTTTTGCTTAAGCCCAAGGATGCAGGAAAAAATGCGCTTCTCTAAAGGAGTTACGGTGCGCACCTCTTTAAGGAGCCTGGCAAAGGCTTCGGTTTCCAGGGGATGTTTGCGCAGGTATCTCCTTACGTCCTTCAAAAGCGGTGGGGTCTTGCGCCTTGGATCCTGGGCAAGCTCTTTCAAAATAGGCGAAATAGTCTCAAGCCACTTGCGGGTAAGCTGCCTTAAGTCAAGGTTTTCCTGGGCGTAATCATCAAGTACGCTTTTCAGTTGCGCAAGGACTTTGCGCCGGCCTTCATCTTTGCTTTCCTTTTTGAGGTAAAACTCAAGGACATCTTTAAGAAGGAGTAGGGCCCTTCTGCTCTTCATGGGCAGGAGGTCAAACTCTGCCCGTTTTATCTGGTAAAGAAACGAAGCCAGGGCTTCGTCAGCCTGCCTGGTCCAGGCCAAAGGCGGAGGGTCGTCTTTTAGTTTTTCGCGAAGCCTGGCGCATATTAGTTGCATGTCGGTAAGAGGGCTTTTTCCTTCTTCTACAAAGATCCAGCGCGGGGCCAGCACTTCGTTTTCACTTCCCCGCACGCAGAGAAAACACCAGGGGCTTTCGGCGGCCACCGCACTGATAAGCGCGGTTTTATCTGGCACTCCTTTGAGTAAGTCAAGCACTTCTTCAGGGACAAGGGGCTCTTTTCCATAAACTAGATCCTTTACCGGCTTAAAGACATCGGCGAGCTCGTCGCGAAAGCTCTTTTCCGCGCGTTCT contains these protein-coding regions:
- a CDS encoding PIN domain-containing protein — translated: MNFPKNITIIDANIVLRYLLKDHEEFYREAEALFDKVFSGKKKVLLLDAVIAEVVYVLSGLYNVKRHEIAQVLKELLMAKGINAADKDILFDALKMFAEKNLDFVDCLICAYGSRYPVMSFDKKVKKCIDETNRNES
- a CDS encoding AbrB/MazE/SpoVT family DNA-binding domain-containing protein — encoded protein: MFIVKITSKGQITIPAGLRKRLGSELLEVDMVGEEIIMRPIKKPGGALKKYALKDKSIDEIMRMEEDVAKNEFSKKHNDY